A genome region from Labilibaculum antarcticum includes the following:
- a CDS encoding DUF3575 domain-containing protein, whose amino-acid sequence MKNKFLLFAFIMLASVSFTKAQNTIIKANLLSPLVRTGSFFVEHKLNDNSSIQLGLLYTGNTWDDTKVRGWGITPEYRFYLSESPAPKGFFVAPYARYLNYNLENDANDEATLNGFGAGLIIGQQYIFKKRVSFEWFFGPGYTSINLDTKSGAEEDFDTDNWDGFTLRAGLTVGIAF is encoded by the coding sequence ATGAAAAACAAGTTTCTATTATTCGCTTTTATCATGCTTGCTAGTGTGAGCTTTACAAAAGCACAAAACACAATTATAAAAGCCAATTTACTAAGTCCGTTAGTGCGCACAGGATCATTTTTTGTAGAGCACAAGTTAAACGACAACAGCAGTATTCAATTGGGTCTTTTGTATACAGGCAATACCTGGGACGACACCAAGGTAAGAGGTTGGGGAATTACTCCGGAATACCGTTTTTATCTTTCAGAATCACCAGCACCAAAAGGATTTTTCGTAGCACCCTATGCTCGTTATTTGAATTATAATTTGGAGAATGATGCTAATGATGAAGCCACCTTAAATGGATTTGGTGCAGGTTTGATCATTGGTCAGCAGTATATTTTTAAGAAAAGAGTAAGCTTTGAATGGTTTTTTGGTCCGGGTTACACAAGCATTAATCTGGATACGAAATCGGGAGCTGAAGAAGATTTTGATACCGATAATTGGGATGGCTTTACATTAAGAGCAGGACTTACAGTTGGAATTGCATTCTAG
- a CDS encoding carboxypeptidase-like regulatory domain-containing protein, producing MKTKIRFYFAIILSAFLFFSFSNVMAAEGNISKEKNKVQQVIDTLKYDVYKGKIQDANTNEPLMFATITVKGVNVATVSNNDGEFLLKIAKDLPVSKIEVTYIGYKNLEIPINSLKEKRNIFKLESVTIPLDQINIYPLDPLFLVKSILAKVSQNYSTEPNMMKGFYRETVKKNRSYVAISEAVVNVHKSGYRQMRDDQIQIYKGRKSQDVKKMDTLLFKLQGGPYTSLLLDVVKNPYNLLSEDFIDNYNFSIKSITKINDKIHYVIEFKQKENIDIPLYYGLLYVESTNLALASAKFSLNLSNEEEATRMFIKRKPAGVKVTPTSADYFVNYHEKDGKWYFNYARGEINFKCNWKRKLFNTNYTAMTEIAITDREEQNIVRFKRDNKFKANQVMVEEVSNFADANFWGAYNTIEPDQSIESAIRKLKRKMK from the coding sequence ATGAAAACAAAAATTAGATTTTATTTCGCAATTATTCTTTCTGCTTTTTTGTTTTTCTCTTTTAGCAATGTAATGGCCGCAGAGGGAAATATCAGTAAAGAAAAAAACAAAGTGCAACAAGTAATCGACACTTTAAAATACGATGTTTATAAAGGGAAGATTCAGGATGCAAACACTAACGAACCTCTAATGTTCGCAACAATAACTGTAAAAGGTGTTAATGTTGCTACAGTATCGAACAATGATGGAGAATTTCTTTTAAAAATCGCCAAAGATCTTCCTGTCAGTAAAATTGAAGTTACTTATATCGGATACAAAAATCTCGAAATCCCTATTAATTCGTTAAAGGAAAAGAGAAATATCTTTAAACTGGAATCGGTTACAATTCCGTTGGATCAAATTAACATTTACCCATTAGATCCTTTATTTTTGGTGAAAAGTATTTTGGCTAAAGTATCTCAGAACTATTCTACAGAACCAAATATGATGAAAGGTTTCTATCGCGAAACAGTGAAGAAAAACCGTTCTTACGTGGCTATTTCTGAAGCTGTTGTAAATGTTCATAAATCGGGTTACAGACAAATGAGAGATGACCAGATTCAAATTTACAAAGGCCGTAAAAGTCAGGATGTAAAGAAAATGGATACACTACTTTTCAAATTGCAAGGCGGACCATACACATCACTACTTTTAGATGTTGTGAAAAATCCTTACAATTTGCTTTCAGAAGACTTCATCGACAACTATAATTTTTCAATTAAATCAATTACTAAGATTAACGACAAAATTCATTACGTAATTGAATTCAAACAAAAAGAAAACATTGATATTCCACTGTATTATGGATTACTGTATGTTGAATCAACAAATTTAGCCTTAGCAAGTGCAAAATTTAGCTTGAACCTAAGTAATGAAGAGGAAGCAACTCGCATGTTTATTAAACGTAAACCTGCAGGTGTAAAAGTAACTCCTACCTCAGCCGATTACTTTGTTAACTATCACGAAAAGGATGGTAAATGGTATTTCAATTATGCAAGAGGAGAAATTAATTTTAAATGCAACTGGAAACGCAAGCTTTTCAATACTAACTATACTGCAATGACCGAAATTGCTATTACCGACCGCGAAGAACAAAATATTGTACGCTTTAAAAGAGATAATAAATTTAAAGCAAATCAGGTAATGGTTGAAGAAGTAAGCAACTTTGCTGACGCCAATTTCTGGGGAGCATATAATACAATTGAACCAGATCAATCGATCGAATCAGCAATTAGAAAACTGAAGAGGAAAATGAAATAA
- a CDS encoding DUF819 family protein has protein sequence MQSLISPENNLVLFFVIAGAAAFGLYSEHKKWFGKLSGILVTMISMSILAMAGVVPVASNPTIKVDVYNMVFSYFIPISIPMLLFSSNILKIVKESGKLLIAYILGAIGIVLGCFIAFSFIDLGANSGNTAGVIAATLIGGSVNFIAAAEILNFSSNPLFTATIAVDNFVSNLYTLFLFLTPSLLFLSRFFVKPKKENEVEDVSKLEKAQFPMTLERVAVSIFIAAFIAGAGTLLTPYLQDLLHTKLNLSILVITVLAVLAANFFPKRLKPLEDTAFSLGLWMMYIFLAVIGAATNMTQIFSIGPAVLGFYLTIMLFHFLFMLALAKLFKLDVYEVVISSAANIMGPSVAAPMAASMGQKKLVTPAILVGILGYIIGTFVGVSIALYLSY, from the coding sequence ATGCAATCATTAATCTCTCCCGAAAACAATTTAGTCTTGTTTTTCGTGATAGCAGGAGCCGCGGCTTTTGGTCTCTATTCAGAACACAAAAAATGGTTCGGTAAACTATCCGGAATTTTAGTTACCATGATATCCATGTCCATACTGGCAATGGCCGGAGTGGTTCCTGTAGCATCAAACCCAACCATTAAAGTGGATGTGTACAATATGGTATTTTCCTATTTTATTCCTATCTCCATTCCCATGTTGCTGTTTAGTTCCAACATCCTTAAAATTGTAAAAGAAAGCGGAAAACTTTTGATTGCATACATTCTGGGTGCTATCGGCATTGTTCTTGGTTGTTTCATTGCCTTTTCGTTTATTGATTTGGGCGCCAATTCAGGAAACACAGCAGGAGTTATCGCAGCAACATTAATTGGAGGAAGTGTAAACTTCATTGCAGCGGCAGAAATATTGAATTTCAGCAGCAATCCGTTATTTACAGCAACCATTGCTGTTGATAATTTTGTATCAAACTTATATACACTGTTCCTGTTCCTGACTCCTTCTCTCCTATTCTTATCACGCTTTTTTGTAAAGCCAAAGAAAGAAAACGAAGTGGAGGATGTTTCAAAATTAGAAAAAGCACAATTCCCAATGACCTTGGAGCGGGTAGCCGTTTCTATTTTTATCGCCGCATTTATTGCAGGCGCAGGAACCCTTTTAACGCCCTATCTTCAAGACTTATTGCACACAAAATTAAACCTTAGCATATTGGTAATTACTGTTTTAGCAGTTCTTGCCGCGAACTTCTTTCCAAAGAGACTAAAACCATTGGAAGACACAGCCTTCTCGCTTGGTTTGTGGATGATGTACATCTTTTTAGCAGTAATTGGTGCGGCTACCAACATGACACAGATATTTAGCATTGGCCCGGCCGTATTGGGATTTTACCTAACCATTATGCTCTTCCATTTTCTGTTTATGCTGGCATTGGCCAAACTCTTTAAACTGGATGTTTACGAGGTAGTTATTTCATCGGCAGCAAACATCATGGGACCATCGGTTGCAGCTCCTATGGCAGCTTCTATGGGACAAAAGAAGCTGGTAACACCTGCTATTCTGGTAGGTATTTTAGGTTACATCATCGGAACCTTTGTTGGTGTTTCCATTGCCTTATATTTAAGCTATTGA
- a CDS encoding FecR family protein: MKKNTSHKIEWEIISKYLSGEMSAEEKLTFEKLIDSNPEYAEIVSASNKDLGLIQEVNKVQQLFNVDAAWSAVKSNLSNSKKNNTLKAVPLFSFQNTRTLIQIAAMLVITIGLGLASYHIYTDKLAPYQSISSELYESGKSITLADGSIVNLNGKSELVYEKSFSGNERRVKLTGEAFFTITKNPAKPFIISVGNAEVRVLGTSFNVNASNKHVEVLVETGKVQFSLAKEPNNKIILEKGDFGILQDDLLEKTIQKDENYLSWKTHLMVFKAMSLQDVAKVINRTYQVNIEFNDTAIQNLPITTSFNQTPLTDVLENLCRPHNLSYEKNGNQIILKKELK, translated from the coding sequence ATGAAAAAAAATACATCACATAAAATTGAGTGGGAAATCATTTCGAAATATCTAAGTGGAGAAATGAGCGCAGAGGAAAAATTGACATTTGAAAAGTTGATTGATTCCAATCCTGAGTATGCCGAAATTGTTTCTGCATCCAATAAAGATTTGGGCCTAATTCAAGAGGTTAACAAAGTTCAACAACTATTTAATGTTGATGCGGCTTGGTCGGCAGTAAAATCGAATTTAAGCAATTCTAAAAAGAATAATACCCTAAAGGCAGTTCCTCTGTTTTCGTTCCAAAACACCAGGACGTTGATACAGATTGCAGCCATGTTGGTGATTACCATTGGTCTTGGATTAGCATCATACCATATCTACACAGATAAGCTTGCTCCTTACCAAAGTATCTCATCTGAATTATATGAAAGTGGCAAATCGATAACTTTGGCTGATGGTTCCATCGTAAACCTGAATGGCAAATCGGAATTGGTTTACGAGAAGTCGTTTTCGGGAAATGAAAGACGGGTAAAACTAACTGGTGAAGCATTTTTTACCATTACTAAGAATCCTGCCAAACCATTCATTATTTCAGTTGGGAATGCAGAAGTTAGAGTTTTGGGGACATCCTTCAATGTGAATGCTTCCAATAAGCATGTGGAAGTTCTGGTTGAAACAGGTAAAGTTCAATTCTCACTTGCAAAAGAACCAAATAATAAAATTATTCTTGAAAAAGGTGATTTTGGAATATTACAAGATGATTTACTTGAGAAAACCATACAAAAAGATGAAAATTACCTCTCCTGGAAAACTCATTTAATGGTTTTTAAAGCGATGAGTTTACAAGATGTAGCCAAAGTAATAAATCGAACTTATCAGGTTAATATTGAATTCAACGACACAGCAATTCAGAATTTACCAATCACAACATCATTCAACCAAACACCTCTTACTGATGTTCTGGAAAACTTATGTCGCCCACATAACTTAAGCTACGAAAAGAATGGTAATCAAATTATACTGAAAAAAGAACTTAAGTAA
- a CDS encoding DUF5655 domain-containing protein, translating into MTYICPNCKRTLLGPNQYHSCYITDKETHLQKTSSDISELFEVLLSYLTTFENVKIIYLKTCIQFKIGATFLSVYTKKNHLVLEFQLHREEDQFPIYLCKRISRNRVLHRLAIGELSEFDQQLKNWLKEAYQTIKK; encoded by the coding sequence ATGACCTATATTTGTCCAAATTGTAAAAGAACATTATTGGGCCCCAACCAATATCATTCTTGCTACATTACTGATAAAGAGACTCATTTACAGAAAACGAGTTCAGATATTTCCGAACTATTTGAAGTCCTCCTATCCTATCTTACAACATTCGAAAACGTCAAAATTATTTACTTAAAAACTTGTATACAGTTTAAGATAGGCGCAACCTTTTTGTCGGTTTACACAAAAAAGAATCATTTGGTATTGGAGTTTCAATTGCATCGGGAAGAAGATCAATTTCCAATTTACCTATGCAAAAGAATATCCAGAAATCGAGTTTTACATCGCCTTGCCATTGGTGAGTTATCTGAGTTTGATCAGCAATTAAAAAACTGGCTGAAGGAGGCCTATCAAACCATCAAGAAATAA
- a CDS encoding carboxypeptidase-like regulatory domain-containing protein, with the protein MKSRKTYQKTVRSKLSYALLVLLICFAQSTLSAQESLLQNKISIDITELSINDALDSLAAKNNCYFTYNSDLFTNNEKLSLKANDIEFEVLLRKIIQDTSLTFQVVNRHIIIVPALYRTNEPVTSSIIPYISYRNISGKVTNQSAKMSLPYASIGIRGKHVGTISNQDGEFALTLSSENSKDTLVVSYVGFKNFEIPVSEILNNQLEIQLKEDFISLQEVVIRNNDPRSILKAAINRIDINYPQNAANLTSFYRESVLKNNKYMIYLESVLDIYKNPYSENELTDKVKIFKSRKIYDVSRLDTISFRLKGGIQGCLMLDIVQNPPEFLNPEFIHLYNYHLSDISTFNNRTVYIIEFQPKPNLNMPLLEGKLIVETRSLAIIGAEFGYNKDRLPELTNQFISKANAKTKVRALHIQYAVNYRNINGKYFLNHTLGNLKFKVKNKKKFFSQTFSTSFEMATTKLDTINVRRFKHRETIVPTTILSTENLTYDNHFWGNQTFIKPEDNIKEAIKRISTSMQQVALDTTK; encoded by the coding sequence ATGAAAAGCAGAAAAACATATCAAAAAACAGTACGAAGCAAGCTTTCTTATGCATTGCTTGTGCTTTTGATATGCTTTGCTCAATCTACCCTTTCGGCTCAGGAATCACTCTTACAAAATAAGATTTCAATTGATATCACAGAACTAAGTATTAATGATGCATTGGATTCTCTTGCGGCAAAAAACAACTGCTATTTCACCTATAATTCCGATTTATTTACAAATAACGAAAAGCTTAGTCTTAAAGCTAATGATATTGAATTCGAAGTATTATTGCGGAAAATAATTCAAGATACCAGTCTTACATTCCAGGTAGTTAATAGGCATATCATTATTGTACCCGCCTTATACAGAACAAACGAACCTGTCACCTCAAGCATTATTCCTTACATTTCGTACCGAAATATTAGTGGCAAAGTAACAAATCAATCAGCTAAAATGTCCTTGCCCTATGCGAGTATTGGTATTCGAGGCAAGCATGTTGGTACAATTAGCAATCAGGATGGTGAATTTGCGCTCACTCTTTCATCGGAAAATAGTAAAGACACACTTGTTGTTTCCTATGTTGGCTTTAAAAATTTTGAAATACCTGTTTCTGAGATTTTAAATAATCAACTTGAGATCCAATTAAAGGAGGATTTCATTTCACTTCAGGAGGTTGTAATTAGAAATAATGATCCGAGATCGATACTAAAGGCTGCTATAAATAGAATAGACATTAACTATCCGCAAAACGCGGCTAACCTCACCTCTTTTTATAGGGAATCGGTACTTAAAAACAATAAGTATATGATTTATCTCGAATCTGTTTTAGATATCTACAAAAATCCGTATTCGGAGAATGAGCTTACCGATAAAGTGAAAATATTCAAGAGTCGTAAAATTTATGACGTATCTCGTTTGGATACCATATCGTTTCGATTAAAAGGAGGTATTCAGGGTTGTTTGATGCTGGATATTGTACAAAACCCACCCGAATTCCTGAATCCTGAATTTATACATTTATACAACTACCACTTATCCGACATCAGTACATTTAACAACCGAACCGTTTACATCATTGAATTTCAGCCGAAACCAAATTTGAATATGCCTCTTTTGGAAGGCAAGCTGATCGTTGAAACCAGAAGTTTAGCCATTATTGGCGCCGAATTTGGCTATAATAAAGATCGATTGCCTGAATTAACAAATCAATTCATTAGCAAAGCAAATGCAAAAACTAAAGTCAGAGCTCTACATATTCAATATGCTGTAAACTATCGAAATATCAACGGAAAATATTTTCTAAATCACACATTGGGTAATTTAAAATTTAAGGTTAAAAATAAAAAAAAGTTCTTTTCACAGACTTTCTCAACTTCATTCGAGATGGCAACAACAAAATTAGATACCATTAATGTGAGACGATTTAAGCATCGTGAAACCATTGTGCCAACAACAATTCTTTCAACCGAAAATCTTACTTACGACAACCATTTCTGGGGAAATCAGACATTCATTAAGCCCGAAGATAATATTAAAGAAGCCATTAAAAGAATTAGCACCAGCATGCAGCAAGTTGCTCTGGATACTACAAAATAA
- a CDS encoding DEAD/DEAH box helicase, with protein sequence MKFSQYSFSPDIKRNLEDLGFNRPTDIQFKAIPPIVRGEDVLAIAQTGTGKTAAFAIPIIDKLHKGKKSKSSNGIKCVVMVPTRELAIQITEVFQKIGKHTKVTSFCVFGGVEQAPQIASLQDGIDILITTPGRMFDLTNQGFIQLDKVETLVLDEADHMLDLGFIKDIQDLICFLPKNRQTLFFSATITPKIKKLAYSLVRSAIRIQISPKDPVSKNVEHGVAFVGMDDKRFFLERMIKEHVESKILVFVRTKVRAERVHKAMQRVGIETQTIHGDREQDDRLIALNAFKTGEVKILIATDVSARGIDIPNVDYVVNYDMPDVAENYVHRVGRTGRGVQKGLAISFCDPTEEKKLLADVEEFTGTEIQVMDISKGDYSATIDFSEDYAKSLKELMNEAEDFLDNPKKKKSKKKVPAKKAPKKKKK encoded by the coding sequence ATGAAATTTAGTCAATATAGTTTTTCCCCCGATATTAAAAGAAATTTGGAAGATTTAGGTTTTAACAGACCTACCGATATCCAATTCAAAGCCATTCCCCCAATTGTTCGTGGAGAAGACGTGCTTGCAATTGCTCAAACCGGAACAGGAAAAACAGCTGCATTTGCGATTCCTATCATCGACAAACTGCACAAAGGAAAAAAGAGTAAAAGCAGCAACGGCATTAAATGTGTTGTAATGGTGCCTACCCGCGAGCTGGCGATTCAAATTACCGAAGTTTTTCAAAAAATTGGAAAACATACCAAAGTAACAAGCTTTTGTGTATTTGGAGGTGTTGAACAGGCTCCTCAAATAGCGAGTTTGCAAGATGGAATCGACATACTAATAACTACTCCAGGTAGAATGTTCGATTTAACCAATCAGGGATTTATTCAGCTTGATAAAGTAGAAACGCTGGTATTGGATGAAGCCGATCACATGTTGGATTTAGGTTTCATAAAGGACATTCAGGATTTGATCTGTTTTCTTCCAAAGAATCGTCAAACCTTGTTTTTTTCAGCGACCATCACTCCTAAAATTAAAAAACTAGCCTATTCGCTGGTTCGAAGTGCTATTCGAATTCAAATTTCGCCTAAAGATCCTGTATCTAAAAATGTAGAACATGGTGTTGCTTTTGTTGGAATGGATGACAAGCGTTTCTTTTTAGAACGTATGATTAAGGAACATGTAGAAAGCAAGATACTTGTTTTTGTGCGAACAAAAGTTAGAGCCGAACGTGTTCACAAAGCCATGCAACGTGTAGGAATAGAAACACAAACCATTCATGGAGATCGCGAACAGGATGATCGTTTAATTGCCTTAAATGCTTTTAAAACAGGAGAAGTAAAAATCTTGATTGCAACAGATGTAAGTGCACGTGGTATCGATATTCCAAATGTTGATTATGTGGTGAACTATGACATGCCTGATGTTGCTGAAAATTACGTTCACCGTGTAGGTAGAACGGGTCGTGGCGTGCAAAAAGGATTGGCCATCTCTTTCTGTGACCCAACAGAAGAGAAAAAGTTATTAGCTGATGTAGAAGAATTTACAGGCACCGAAATTCAGGTAATGGACATCTCGAAAGGAGATTATTCAGCGACCATCGATTTTTCTGAAGACTACGCAAAGAGCTTGAAGGAATTGATGAATGAAGCTGAAGATTTTCTGGATAATCCAAAAAAGAAAAAATCTAAAAAGAAGGTGCCTGCCAAAAAAGCTCCTAAAAAGAAAAAAAAATAA
- a CDS encoding lysylphosphatidylglycerol synthase transmembrane domain-containing protein: MRSRIKKILQNSIGIIIGSVFLFLTLRDKPMAPVWESLANADYFFILLSFICLFIVFYLRALRWKLLMEESGAYPKSDKVLTSLLLGYLVNSFTPKFGEIIRCTSLQKTTKVPVAVSMGSVMAERAYDMLILGLGIFAVFCFEMDRLQGIFESTIGGISHIYGYRYLYVIPIAVLALFILFLISLRRIKKSERRPIKKIVEFLQSMFLSLKQGLLLKKRFQFILLTLLIWTMLVVLNYIYLLCLPETSGYPFSFAIVILFIGGIGWALPSPGGIGTTHFLLLQLFLAFQLDPNAGISFGILSNGLTFIGTIVIGGYGYFRYRVETKTLKKQ, translated from the coding sequence ATGAGAAGTCGAATAAAAAAAATATTACAAAATTCAATTGGAATAATAATTGGTTCCGTTTTTTTGTTTCTCACATTACGTGATAAGCCAATGGCTCCAGTATGGGAAAGCCTGGCGAATGCTGACTATTTTTTCATACTACTTAGCTTCATCTGTTTGTTCATCGTTTTTTATTTGCGAGCCTTACGCTGGAAACTGTTAATGGAAGAATCTGGAGCATATCCAAAATCAGACAAAGTACTAACCTCTCTCCTTCTGGGCTACTTGGTAAATAGTTTCACCCCAAAATTCGGTGAAATAATTCGTTGCACATCACTGCAAAAAACAACGAAAGTTCCTGTTGCCGTTTCGATGGGTAGCGTTATGGCCGAGCGAGCTTACGATATGTTGATCTTAGGTCTTGGTATATTTGCTGTATTTTGTTTTGAAATGGATCGTTTACAGGGAATTTTTGAATCAACAATAGGTGGTATTTCTCATATTTACGGCTACCGCTATTTGTATGTAATTCCGATTGCTGTACTTGCTCTGTTTATTCTTTTCTTGATTAGCTTACGCAGAATAAAAAAATCGGAGCGTCGTCCAATAAAAAAGATCGTTGAATTCTTACAAAGTATGTTTCTATCGCTTAAGCAAGGATTACTTCTCAAGAAGAGATTCCAGTTTATTTTGTTGACACTGCTAATTTGGACAATGCTCGTTGTCTTAAATTACATCTACCTGCTTTGCTTGCCCGAAACATCAGGATACCCATTCAGTTTTGCAATTGTAATTCTTTTCATTGGTGGAATTGGTTGGGCGTTACCAAGTCCGGGAGGAATTGGAACAACTCATTTCCTGCTTCTTCAATTATTTCTTGCCTTTCAGCTGGATCCTAACGCAGGAATCAGCTTCGGAATTCTTTCCAATGGATTAACTTTTATTGGAACCATAGTAATTGGTGGTTATGGCTATTTCAGATATCGGGTGGAAACAAAAACACTTAAAAAACAGTAA
- a CDS encoding FecR family protein — protein MKQNNQHIDEQFLFSILEGTSSDQDKQQFQEWMQADSANEENFLKMQKIWKSSKEIEVFQKIDEEADWKIIKAKSGKTVRLKKVNLFMRYAATVLVLLSLSLVYLYQTTPGFGKYAQTKSMQTKDKIVLADGTEVFLNKKSKIIYPKHFNSDVRNVEMEGEAYFQVKPDPTKPFIIKSGNAIIEVLGTSFNVKNEMDGATVVSVNSGKVSLKNQETQEVIYLTKGEKGILYDSFITESVNNEPNFDSWKTGVLRFKDMPIPLVFKYLENFYNVRITNKCERLDTLKFNSYFDNASIDEVITELELHLRVKTVKKGNHLIISDKKK, from the coding sequence ATGAAACAGAACAATCAACATATCGACGAGCAATTTTTATTTTCCATTTTGGAAGGAACATCATCTGATCAGGACAAGCAACAATTCCAGGAATGGATGCAAGCTGATTCTGCAAATGAAGAGAACTTTCTTAAAATGCAGAAGATTTGGAAATCGAGCAAAGAGATTGAGGTATTCCAAAAAATTGATGAAGAAGCAGATTGGAAAATCATTAAAGCAAAATCAGGAAAAACAGTTCGACTGAAAAAAGTTAACCTGTTTATGCGATATGCTGCCACTGTTCTTGTTTTACTCTCTCTTAGTTTGGTTTATCTGTATCAGACAACACCAGGTTTTGGTAAATATGCTCAAACCAAAAGCATGCAAACAAAAGATAAAATTGTGTTGGCTGATGGAACTGAGGTCTTTTTAAACAAGAAGAGTAAAATTATTTATCCTAAACATTTTAATTCAGACGTAAGAAATGTAGAAATGGAAGGAGAAGCCTACTTTCAAGTTAAGCCCGACCCGACCAAACCATTTATAATCAAATCCGGAAATGCAATAATTGAAGTGCTTGGTACCAGCTTCAATGTTAAAAATGAAATGGATGGAGCAACTGTTGTAAGTGTTAATTCTGGAAAAGTCAGCCTGAAAAATCAAGAAACACAAGAGGTGATTTACCTTACAAAAGGAGAAAAAGGAATTTTATATGATTCGTTCATTACTGAATCGGTGAACAATGAACCTAATTTTGATTCTTGGAAAACTGGAGTCCTTCGATTTAAAGACATGCCTATTCCATTAGTGTTTAAATACCTTGAGAATTTTTATAATGTTAGAATTACTAACAAATGTGAAAGACTGGACACTTTAAAATTCAACAGTTATTTTGATAACGCCAGTATTGATGAGGTAATTACTGAATTGGAATTGCACTTACGGGTTAAAACAGTTAAAAAAGGAAATCACCTAATTATTTCTGACAAAAAGAAATAA
- a CDS encoding RNA polymerase sigma-70 factor, translating into MSEDTDTILKNIQSGNLQEFEKLFREYYPLLCHYALRFVRDTNQSEEIVQELFCQLWENRKTLKIHTSLKAYLYKATYFNSLQVLRKRGVKKKYQEYIKNNKQENSLPIDSVEEKDIHNIVNRTLTNLPDRCSQIFKMSRFEGLKYQEIADKLSISVKTVEANMGKALKAFRKSLKDYIGIIVL; encoded by the coding sequence ATGTCGGAAGATACAGATACGATACTTAAGAACATACAAAGTGGTAACTTACAGGAGTTTGAAAAGTTATTCAGAGAATATTACCCTTTACTATGTCATTACGCTCTGCGGTTTGTGAGAGACACAAATCAATCAGAAGAAATTGTTCAGGAATTGTTTTGTCAGTTATGGGAAAACAGAAAAACCTTAAAAATACACACTTCATTAAAAGCGTACCTTTACAAGGCAACTTATTTTAATAGTCTGCAGGTATTGCGAAAAAGAGGTGTAAAAAAAAAGTACCAAGAATACATTAAAAACAACAAACAAGAGAACTCATTACCAATAGATTCGGTAGAAGAAAAAGACATTCATAATATTGTAAATAGAACTCTTACGAATTTACCCGATCGTTGCAGTCAAATATTTAAAATGAGTCGGTTTGAAGGTCTAAAATATCAGGAAATTGCCGACAAATTATCTATTTCGGTAAAGACCGTTGAAGCGAATATGGGAAAGGCCTTAAAAGCCTTCCGGAAAAGTTTAAAAGATTACATTGGAATTATTGTGCTATAA
- a CDS encoding RNA polymerase sigma-70 factor produces the protein MEHALKTQAFENLTETRIEQLFKEHYSVLTAYANKFLSDFDDSREIVQDVFVHLFDHRESVKIHTSAKAHLYTSVRNACLNTIRQRKNHATHHENIKYLSSGFSLEADKILEQTELEYALFKAIDELPEQCQRIFKLNRMDGFTNQEIADQLGISKRTVETQISKALKSLRVKIGPMLATLLIIYLLNALK, from the coding sequence ATGGAACACGCGCTAAAAACCCAAGCATTCGAAAACCTGACGGAAACAAGAATAGAGCAACTATTTAAAGAGCACTATTCTGTTTTAACGGCTTATGCCAATAAATTCCTGTCCGATTTCGATGATTCAAGAGAAATTGTACAAGATGTTTTTGTGCATCTGTTCGATCATCGGGAATCTGTGAAAATTCATACTTCCGCCAAGGCACATTTGTATACTTCGGTGCGAAATGCTTGCTTAAATACCATCCGGCAAAGAAAAAATCATGCAACTCATCATGAAAACATAAAATATTTAAGTTCTGGTTTTAGCTTGGAAGCAGATAAAATTTTAGAACAAACCGAATTGGAATATGCCCTTTTTAAAGCCATTGATGAATTGCCTGAACAATGTCAGCGAATATTTAAACTGAATAGAATGGATGGATTTACCAATCAGGAGATAGCCGACCAGTTAGGGATTTCGAAAAGAACCGTTGAAACTCAAATCTCGAAAGCTTTGAAAAGCCTACGAGTAAAGATTGGTCCAATGCTGGCAACACTTCTTATTATTTACTTACTGAACGCATTAAAATAA